The Phaseolus vulgaris cultivar G19833 chromosome 10, P. vulgaris v2.0, whole genome shotgun sequence DNA window TattctcatttatattattctttattgtaattctttattgctgattaaaaaaaacaccGAGTTAGTAAATTTTTATATCACTTCGTATGGAGATTGGACAGAGAATCCCCTAACAAAAAACCATATCCTGGGAGTCACTTGACATTATTCAAATCCACATATAATTGGTTCATTTGCTCTCTTTCCCATTCTTCAATCCAAATTTCAAGACAAACTGACCATACTCCAACCTGCTAGATCACTTTTCCCTTTGTCATTAGATAGAAGATACAATCTTGGATACTTTTGTTTCAGCGCTTCAGTTCGTAACTAAATATCTTTCCAAAAAAGAATTACAGTATATAAATGAATCaaatactaaatataaataCTAAGGTGTAAAAAAGAGTTATAGATATAAATCTTATAGGATTGTGGTTGTGAAGATCTTAATTTGATCATTTGTGATATTGCAAACTCTAAAGCTAAAGATGATTTTGGATTGTTGACAAAGCTCTAATGTGAAAGCCTTAACTATCAATCCTCAATCACAAAGCATATTCGAAAAATTACGTGAATAATGTACCTGCAATTAATTCCAATTTTCACTGGTAAGAGAACCTGTATTTAACTACAAGTTCATGATTCAAGGATTCGAAGTAAAGTTGTAATTGGAAATTTTGAGATTTTAATAATTACGAATTATGCACCATATGTTGCATTTTCTAAAAgatattgaaaattaaaatcacTAAAATCCTTTTCACATTTTGTATGCCACGAGGTAGAttgaataatacaataaaaagaAATCTGAGTAGAGGTGCTACTCATAATTGCACAACGTGAAGTCAATAATCGCTACCAGTGTATTGCTGGGATCTCATGCATGTTTAACGTGTACCTAATTCTCTTGTCTGTTCTTATTATAGTTGCAtctattaaaagtaaaaatttaaaaattaaaatggttaaaatactatttgtatttattatgtGACAGGATAGATTAAATAGTTAGGTAATAATGAAATCTGAGTACACCCTTGCTTGCACCActttatgattattttataaacctCAACTACAATATTATTTGCCATGCAccactttattattattttatatacctCAAATTCAATGTTATTTGCCACCTAATTTGAACAGCCATTTTTTCTTGACTTTTGTTTTTCCAGCTTACCATTTTTATGCCTATATAAACTCACATGCATGGAaatcaaaaacataaaaatcaaTAGCAGAATAGCACAAGCAATGGCTCTTTTGTATTTGGCTTTGCTAATTCTTCTGTTTCTGTTCTCTCTTAAGCTCTTCTTCAAAACAAGAACATTCAGAAACCTTCCACCAGGGCCATTCTCTTACCCTATAGTCGGAAATCTCTTGCAACTCAAACAGCCTTTCCACCGCACTTTCACTCAATTGTCGCAAAAATACGGCCAAGTCTTCTCTCTCTGGTTCGGTTCCCGTCTCGTGGTGGTCGTTTGTTCACAGTCTGCGGTGCAAGAATGCTGTACCAAAAACGACATCGTCTTGGCCAACCGACCTCACTTTCTCTTTGGCAAGTACATCAGCTACGACAACAGCACCATCCTTCACTCCTCCTACGGCGACCATTGGCGCCATCTTCGCCGCATCTTGGCGCTCGAAGTTGTCTCAACCAACCGTTTAAACTCCTTCTACCATGTTCGTAGGGGCGAGATCATGAGGCTCGTGCAAAAGCTCTCTCACCTTTCACACAACGACTTCACCAAAGTGGATCTTAAATCCATGTGAGTCAGTTCTTTATCAAACATCCTTACACCATGTTTTCAAATATATTGTAATGTTTTATCAAATTACACATTACTCTTACATTAGCATTGTGTCTgaataacatttttatattaagGTTCATGGAAACGGCGTTTAACACTATGACGAGAATAGTGGCGGGAAAGAGATTATTCGGCGACGATTGTGACGTGAATGATGTGCAGAAAGCAAAGCAATTCCAAGATATCCTTAAAGAGTTGGTGACATTAGCCGGAGTAAATAACCGCGGAGACTTCTTGCCTTTTGTGaggttgtttgattttgatAATTTAGAGAAAAGGTTAAAGGGGATTGGTAAGAGAACCGATGCATTCTTACAAGAACTCATTGACGAACATCGCAGTAGTGGAAATTACAGTGGCAATACTATGATAGGTCACCTCCTTGCTCTACAACGATCACAACCTGAACAATACACTGATCAAATCATcaaaggactttctctggtaaTTAGTTATTTCTTTGTTTAGAGTAAAAACAAACGAAACTAAAAAGAAGGATCTGTTTCCTTATGTGGTATAttgatactttttttttttttggattttacaGAGCTTGCTACTTGCTGGAACAGATACATCAGCTTTAACTTTAGAATGGGCAATGGCTAATTTATTAAACCACCCAGAAGTTATAAAGAAGGCAAAGAATGATATAGACACTTATGTTGGAGCAGATCGTCTGGTAGAGGAATCTGACATGTCAAAACTCCCTTACATTCAATGCATTGTTTACGAGACACTTCGATTGCACCCTGCAGCTCCAATTTGGTCACCACATTTGTCTTCTGAAGATTGCAGCATAGGAAAATATAATCTCCCAAAAGACACAATTGTGTTGGTGAATGCTTGGGCTGTTCATACAGATCCAAAAATGTGGAGTGATCCAACACAGTTTAAGCCTGAAAGGTTTGAGGATGAAAGTGAAGTAAGTAGGTTACTTTCATTTGGGTTAGGGAGAAGGGCTTGTCCTGGATCAAACTTGGCTCAACGTACAGTGAGTTTATCTGTTGCCTTATTGCTTCAATGCTTTGATTGGAAACGAATTGGCAAGGAACAAGTTGATATGTCTGAAGCAAATGGAATTACCATTTCTAGAATAAATCCTTTGGAAGTTATGTGCAAACTTCGCCAAACACCCCTAGTTAAAGATAACTACTGATTTATGGTGTTATTTTATGTAATGTTTGGGGAATAAATATGTGATATATGTCATAAGTTCTAGTTTTACAAtaaattcttattttctttatattatgtAATGATTATTTAATGGGTTGAAAATAAATATGCGTTTCCATTGAATGTGATATGTCATAAGTTCTGATTTATATAGTGTTATTTAAAGAATAAACATAATGTAATGTTTGGAGAATAAGTATGTCTACATAAACATATTCTTCTTTATTGAATGTGATATGTTTTAAGTTCTAGTTTCCCAataatttctttatattatttaatgtagtaattgttttgattttttttttatcagaaaaaaattaaataaattaaaagtacaCTTTAGttgtccaacccttatacaaaccaacaacaattacaacataagaataaaaataaagatactACATCCCTAATCTTTCCAACACAGCTTGGGTTTATAGTAGTAAACGTGATCCAGGGTCCATTTCCTCCACAAAGCATAAAAAAGGTTGGTCCCTGAAAAGCATAACCAGCTTACGTGAACAGCTAAACAAACAATTTGTACATTCCATCCTTCCCAGGCACCACCCACATCTGctcaagagaaaaaaaagttgatCCTATCCTTCAATATAACATCATATAAAAACTGCATTAACAGTGCCCAAACAGGGATTCCAACAGTGCCAGTTACAACTTAGGTCTTCTCGTTCATAAAACTTCCTAACCAAGCATACCCTATTTCATACCTCCTCCAACCACTATCAAAGTCTAGCTCCAACAAAAGGCCTGTTACCTAAGACAGACTCAACTCGTGAAGACCAAAGCAGCGTTTATATCCTCCAAAGACACCTGCTAAACAGAACCAAACCAGCACAAGATATCAAGATAGTTACGGGTCCACCCAGACCCATTTCTTGGTTATCTCCAGCATGACTCGGAATCCGCATAAAATTAGTGTAGCCAACCGAAACTGATAAAAGAGCAACCTGCCCAGATTCCCCTGCTCGTCCCAGTGATAGCACCATACTTGCAGCATCGAAGCCCAAATAGGAAACCCAACGAACCCAATTCAATTATGGCGTCTGTCTATCAACAAACCACATGGAGACCCTGCTTGGTTTACTTTTGACGTGAACAGACCTTCGTAAACCACCTCTTCTACCAAGGATAATCAGCGTACACACAACATGCATTGTATTGGATTTAAGATCCAATCAGAGAAAACATAGGAAAATGACCCTTCCCTATGTTTCGGCCAAAACCAGGACATAAGTTGAGCTGCTTGAAAGGCTTCATCATGGTCAGGGATCCTTTGTCTGAAGATCACATTGTTCCTGTGCTCCCATATACAGCGTAGAATGGCCACCCACACTCCCTTCCAGACCTGGTTCTGCTTTTCGGACAAGATAGAAAGATGAAAATTCAGAAAATGGTTGCATATATCCTTATTGTATACACCAGAACACCTATCCATATAGAGCATAACGTCCAGACACGATAAGCAAAGGTACAATCCAGGAACAGATGCTGGGCAGTTTCTACTGACCGGTTACACAAAACGCACAAAGGAGAATTCACCATAATCCCTCGTACCATAAGATTCTGACGAGTTGGGATTCTGTCTAGGAGGATTCTCCAAGCTGTTATAAGAGCTTTTGGGAAAGCTTTGATCTTCCATAACATCCTAAAAATGTCATTACTTAGTCCGGTTCCTTGATTAACTAAAAGGCCATATGCTGATTTTACCGAGAACAAACCTTTTGGATCGTCATTCCAAGAAATAAAATCCTTAGAATCCTTGTGCATAACACCACCCCTAGATAATACTTCTGATAATTCATCCTCTAGAATGGATTCCCAATGGAATCTTTTGTTTTGATAAACGAGTACTTTTAATGCttcttattaattataatagaaattatgataattaaaataagtctcaaaattttaatttaatatattttttattatggatTATTAAATAGGAATAAGATATTAATAATCCAAataaatcaatatatataatatttatctaATGGAAATAAATGtatctcttttattaatttacatATTTAGATTATACACATACGATTGTAATCATTCAAATAACTCAAATGAGATATGGTAATGGTTATAGCATTACATATTTTCTTTTGcataatattatcattttaattagaaattgtatatattttaattttggacACCTAATACTCAATAACACTAGTTGAACAGatatgaatataattaaatatttttgtgatTAATAATCATTCAATAAGAGATCATTAACTCCAAgtaaaaagtttaaattttatgctaaaattaaagttttaggTCGATATGAGTTCATGTGGATGAGctcatttcttttattaaaagtaattgTGGTCCTTTGGTTAATTTGATTAAACATGTTGTGATTATCTAATACTTTTGAGTGGATTTCTTGAGGGGACTAGAGGTAGCCTTTGGAAAGGGCAGCAGCCAGGACTCGAACctcatatttattaatattatattcatattattaatatttattaatattattaataataatattattattattaacattatcattattaatattattattattattaatattattattattaatgttaatattattattattaatgttaatattgttaatattattaataataataagtataataaaaatcataataatactaaagaatttgcttggtgtagtggttaaattttctttggttATTGAAGGAACcttatatttcctatacatgaagtgattTAATAttcacataagagaataagaaacatctcttcttcttaccattttttttatcattttcttatagttcaagactattttatttttttatgattttagtcTCTCTcgttttaagaaagaaaaatatgagtatTGTTGCCTTGGTACTATATGGAACATCAGTATGATTTCCAAGAGCTTGATAAAAGAGGTTTTGAAATTTTGTGTGGGTCTTGAATGTCGTATTGGAGGTTTCTTAAATCACAAGCCATCTATCCAAAATTGGTaagaaaattcaagaaaaaTGCTAAGTTGGTAGAAGAGAACACTATTGTCTTTTTGGTTTTGGGTGAACAATTGTTCATCAATATGGCCAATATCTTTAAAGAAATCACTACAAAGAGGTTCCTAATTGTTTTTATCCTATGAGGGAAAAGGTTTAGTGTGGAACTCACACAGTTGTACAAAAGCTATATGGTGATAACTTTTCAGAGGAGTTTGCTCGTCAAAAGGTTAAGAAGCCCTGTACTAAGGAAAAAATATTGTGACAGAGTGTGGAAAGTTGTTGAAGAAGATAGGAAAAGTAATGGACAACCCCCTTACACAATCCTTGTAAATCATCTGCTCCATCTTCAAGGTTTTTATAAGGAGTTCTTATAGATAGATGATCATCAACATAAATAGGTCATCATAAGAGCGCGATGCATTGTGAATCAACCCATTTTCTCTTTGGAAAATTTTTGACAAAAGCATCTAGGATTAATTGAGGCAGGTACAAGTTCAAGAATTTCCTGTGGACTATCTTATGGCTTATAGATTTCAGAAAGTTTTAAAGTTTGTGGAGAATagatttcaaaaactttttctGAAAGGTTTTGCATTAGGGAAAAAGGAAAGTAGAATAGATACTACTAAGAAGAATGGATCATTAGACATTTATCAATTGTTGGGGATAAACTGGTAGAAAATAGTTCTTAGATTTATCCCAAAAAAAAAAGGCATCTATGTctcataaaatattaaacagGAGAAAGTGTCTATTAATCATTTGTGAAGACCTTCACTAGTGTAGAAAGGCAAAACGACGACgactattttcaatttaaaacggaggctatatagccgcatttgaggTACACGTAATCTTAAATTGAAGAGATAATATTCATGTATCTTTAactttcaaatttataatattttaattattcttatacaaaatttaaatctctttacaaataattttttattactaaatattattttaaaaatttcagcAATCAATTtcttacaaatattaaaaatttaaatcaaattttagtAATCAGTCATTATAATCTTAAGtattttaaacatttatatttattttatgttgacatgttttaaaaaatattttttataataattatatattattatattgtattaaaatattttaataattttaaaattcaataatgaaatatatttaaaaaactatattaatttataaaatattgaaaagcattgaaagaaaataaaaccacaTTACAGGAGAACATTTTTGTATTGATTGAATATTTTTCGGATCaagatttaataaaataaatttgttccaGCTATACTGTTAGTTAGTAGTTAGATTCAAAATAATTAGAAAGTAGGTAGTAGACGAGTCTTTGTTACGCACATATCACGTGAATCTGTGTACACCTTTGTCCATACTCTTCTTTAAGGTGGTTTTGTCTCCACATGGGGCTCTCATGCCCTTACTCTTCCACATTCTAAATGCATGATGGCATGtggggattttttttattattatctcgtttcaaaatataaaattaaattgaaatgaTTTAATTCttcataatttgtttttaaagtattattaatatttttaattataatataaattattatattaattttattttgtttatctttCCTCTATACAGtaatttaacttatttaaaGATTAGACTATTACATTGTTAATGTATtagtattaattttatattgagTTTTTTTATGTGCAATaacatgaaattgatttttgtttataGTTTAAATATTAGATCTTACAAGTACTtgtaataaagaaaatattggaataatatttttttttatataataaacgAATTTTCAACGtaaactatattataatattataacattcagCGATGAGTtaacatgaaatattttaacatcctAGTGcacactgaaaaaaaaaaaatactaacaaTGCCTATTTCaatagtttctttactataaAAACCCATGAAGTCTAAAGTTTGGATTAGGAACGAAAACCAACTTCACGTGAAAGtacataaacaaaaaatatatttaaccattttatattttattattattgtttatctTCCTTCTAAGTGTTATTttcatttactttttatttgtttgaagaatataatatttacctaataatttatattattttagataatgtatatgatattttaattttaagaacTCATGTTGATATTAACTATATGAGAGTATAAGAATATTGTATCGGTCATAGTTGAGTGAGTCACTATTGACCGATCCATCGGATTATCAAATACATAAAAGAGTAAATCAAAGATAAATAAATGACAAAtacaaaaacattttataaattatgataaCCTCCTTATAAATTCGGGCTTCTTTTGCAATTTGTCCCAATATATCTCCAAATTCTCAAAATTCTTTTGATTGACCAATGTTGTTTGCGTAAATTTCTCTCTAATATCTTCCAGTTTGATTATTCtctataaaatgataatattatgCAAAAGAAAATATGTAATGCTATAACCATTACCAGATCTCATTTGAGTTATTTGAATGTTTACAATCGTATGTGTATAATCTAAATATGCaaattaataaaagagataCATTAATTTCCATtagataaatattaatatatatatatatatatattgatttatTTGGATTATTAATATCTTATTCCTATTTAATAatccataataaaaaatatattgaattaaaattttgagACTTATCTTTAATTATCataatttctattataattaataagaaGCCTTAAAAGTACTCATTTAACAAAACACTTAttacattaaataatataaagaatttATTGGGAAACTAGAACTTATAACATATCACACTCAATGGAGACGAATATGTTTATGCAGAAATATTTATTCTCCAAACATTACATTATGTTTATTCTTTAAATAACACCATAAATCAGAACTAATAACCACATTCAATGGAAACGCATATTATTTTCAACCCATTAAATAATCACAAGAATTTATTGTAAAACTAGAACTTATAACATACATCACATATTTATTCCCCAAACATTACATAAAATAACACCATAAATCAGTAGTTATCTTTAACTAGGGGTGTTTGGCGAAGTTTGCACATAACTTCTAAAGGATTTTTTCTGGATATAGTAATTCCATTTGCTTCAGACATATCAACTTGTTCCTTGCCAATTCGTTTCCAATCAAAGCATTGAAGCAATAAGGCCACAGATAAACTCACTGTACGTTGAGCTAGGTTTGATCCAGGACAAGCCCTTCTCCCTAACCCAAATGAAAGTAACCTACTCACTTCACTTTCATCCTCAAACCTTTCAGGCTTAAAATGTGTTGGATCACTCCACATTTTTGGATCTGTATGAACAGCCCATGCATTCACCAACACAATTGTGTCTTTTGGGAGATTATATTTTCCTATGCTGCAATCTTCTGAAGACAAATGTGGTGACCAAATTGGAGCTGCAGGGTGCAATCGAAGTGTCTCGTAAACAATACATTGAATATAAGGGAGTTTTGACATGTCAGATTCCTCTACCAGACGATTTGGTCCAA harbors:
- the LOC137819366 gene encoding cytochrome P450 81E8-like, whose protein sequence is MALLYLALLILLFLFSLKLFFKTRTFRNLPPGPFSYPIVGNLLQLKQPFHRTFTQLSQKYGQVFSLWFGSRLVVVVCSQSAVQECCTKNDIVLANRPHFLFGKYISYDNSTILHSSYGDHWRHLRRILALEVVSTNRLNSFYHVRRGEIMRLVQKLSHLSHNDFTKVDLKSMFMETAFNTMTRIVAGKRLFGDDCDVNDVQKAKQFQDILKELVTLAGVNNRGDFLPFVRLFDFDNLEKRLKGIGKRTDAFLQELIDEHRSSGNYSGNTMIGHLLALQRSQPEQYTDQIIKGLSLSLLLAGTDTSALTLEWAMANLLNHPEVIKKAKNDIDTYVGADRLVEESDMSKLPYIQCIVYETLRLHPAAPIWSPHLSSEDCSIGKYNLPKDTIVLVNAWAVHTDPKMWSDPTQFKPERFEDESEVSRLLSFGLGRRACPGSNLAQRTVSLSVALLLQCFDWKRIGKEQVDMSEANGITISRINPLEVMCKLRQTPLVKDNY